In one window of Aquamicrobium sp. DNA:
- a CDS encoding thermonuclease family protein has protein sequence MNSHIIVQIMLCALACEPAEIRVWDGDSLRLGMTHQAEAVRIFNIDAPEIEGGCTEERALAQRAKARLAELLDGGRIEILRQGADRYGRTLAAVRVDGVDVGDQLVREGLARTWAGRREPWCGGDGSIL, from the coding sequence ATGAACAGCCATATCATCGTTCAGATCATGCTCTGCGCGCTCGCCTGCGAGCCGGCGGAAATCCGCGTCTGGGACGGGGATTCGCTGCGGCTCGGGATGACACACCAAGCCGAGGCCGTGAGGATCTTCAACATCGACGCGCCTGAGATCGAGGGAGGCTGCACGGAAGAGCGCGCGCTCGCCCAACGTGCGAAGGCGCGGCTTGCCGAGTTGCTCGATGGCGGCCGGATCGAAATTCTTCGCCAGGGCGCCGACCGCTACGGCCGCACGCTGGCGGCGGTTCGCGTCGACGGCGTGGATGTGGGCGACCAGCTCGTCCGCGAGGGGTTGGCGCGGACCTGGGCCGGGCGTCGTGAGCCGTGGTGCGGCGGCGACGGCTCCATTCTCTAG
- a CDS encoding DUF1778 domain-containing protein, protein MATSALNTPRSRARAERLETRMTAEQKRLVEHAAALQGRTVTDFVLTSVQEAARRAIEEHQRLDLSLRDSEAFVEALTNPQPVNDRLRDTVRRYRQATGA, encoded by the coding sequence ATGGCGACATCTGCATTGAACACCCCGCGCAGCCGCGCCCGTGCCGAGCGGCTGGAGACTCGCATGACGGCCGAGCAAAAGCGCTTGGTCGAGCACGCTGCCGCGCTTCAGGGTCGGACCGTGACCGATTTCGTTCTGACCAGCGTGCAGGAAGCGGCGCGCCGCGCCATCGAGGAGCATCAGAGGCTCGATCTGAGCCTGCGCGACAGCGAGGCGTTCGTGGAAGCCCTGACCAATCCGCAGCCGGTGAACGACCGCCTGCGCGACACCGTGCGCCGATACCGGCAGGCAACCGGCGCCTGA
- a CDS encoding GNAT family N-acetyltransferase gives MAGKDWGNLRVELLGQQHDRAAFESGVEPLDRYFRTQAGQDARKHMAAPFVLVLPDGTVGGYYTLSAMAVNVGEWPEATVRKLPRYPLIPATLLGRLAVDRRHQGRGYGRFLLADALYRALRSEVASFAVIVDAKDEAARRFYERESFLPFPDRPLMLFRPMADIAALFR, from the coding sequence GTGGCGGGGAAGGATTGGGGCAATCTGCGGGTCGAGCTGCTCGGCCAGCAGCATGACCGCGCCGCTTTCGAGAGCGGCGTCGAGCCGCTGGATCGGTATTTCCGCACCCAGGCCGGGCAGGATGCCCGCAAGCACATGGCGGCTCCCTTCGTACTGGTGCTGCCTGACGGGACGGTGGGTGGATATTACACGTTGTCGGCGATGGCGGTGAATGTCGGGGAATGGCCGGAGGCGACCGTCCGCAAGCTGCCCCGCTATCCGCTCATTCCCGCGACGCTTCTCGGCCGGCTGGCGGTTGATCGGCGCCATCAGGGGCGCGGATACGGCCGGTTTCTGCTCGCCGATGCGCTCTATCGCGCCCTGCGCAGCGAGGTCGCTTCTTTCGCGGTCATCGTCGACGCCAAGGATGAGGCGGCGCGCCGGTTCTATGAACGTGAGAGCTTCCTGCCGTTTCCAGATCGGCCGCTCATGCTGTTTCGGCCGATGGCGGACATCGCCGCACTATTCCGGTAG
- a CDS encoding tyrosine-type recombinase/integrase gives MPSLTDGEIRRTLKTVEQTGKQLNLVDGEGHGTGRLVLVIKPMPTRVTADWMAQQWRDKKRMKKKLGSYPSMTLAQAREVFNRDYAGMIQKGRSIKIAGDTRPGTVADLFEAYVAALKDAGKPSWKEAEKGLNKIADTLGRNRPARDIEPDEITALIRPIYERGKRSMADHVRSYIRSAYSWGLKSEHDYRTTSARRFRLFYNPAAGIPTEPKNVGTRWLDEEEFVRLYRWLEYPDTPVHPPYTRAVRVLMLTGQRVEEIARLHIDQWDAKERIIDWSKTKNGKPHAIPVPKIAAEIIESINVNEYGWFFPSAMDPSKPVSAGTLYSFMWRQRDREVIPYVTNRDLRRTWKTLAGKAGISKEIRDRIQNHTLQDVSSKHYDRWNYMNEKRAGMAKWDKFVRFMLAKKRLKLVA, from the coding sequence GTGCCAAGCCTTACAGATGGAGAAATCCGCCGCACCCTGAAGACGGTCGAACAGACCGGAAAGCAACTCAACCTCGTCGACGGGGAGGGCCATGGAACCGGCCGCCTCGTCCTCGTCATCAAACCGATGCCCACCCGCGTCACCGCCGACTGGATGGCGCAGCAATGGCGCGACAAGAAGCGCATGAAGAAAAAGCTCGGGTCGTATCCGTCGATGACGCTTGCCCAAGCGCGTGAGGTATTCAACCGCGACTATGCCGGCATGATCCAGAAGGGTCGCAGCATCAAGATCGCCGGCGACACCCGCCCCGGCACCGTCGCAGATCTCTTCGAGGCTTATGTCGCCGCCCTCAAGGACGCCGGAAAACCGTCATGGAAGGAGGCGGAGAAGGGACTGAACAAGATCGCCGATACGCTCGGGCGCAACCGCCCTGCCCGCGACATCGAGCCGGACGAGATCACCGCGCTTATCCGCCCGATCTACGAGCGCGGAAAGCGGTCGATGGCCGATCATGTACGCTCCTACATCCGGTCAGCCTATAGCTGGGGTCTGAAATCCGAGCATGACTACCGCACGACCTCAGCGCGGCGGTTCCGTCTCTTTTACAATCCAGCAGCGGGCATCCCGACCGAGCCGAAGAATGTCGGCACGCGCTGGCTGGACGAGGAGGAATTCGTTCGCCTCTATCGCTGGTTGGAGTATCCCGATACGCCTGTCCACCCGCCCTATACGCGCGCCGTCAGGGTTCTCATGCTTACCGGCCAACGTGTCGAGGAGATCGCCCGGCTCCACATCGACCAATGGGACGCCAAGGAGCGCATTATCGACTGGTCGAAGACCAAGAACGGCAAGCCGCATGCGATCCCGGTGCCGAAGATCGCCGCCGAAATCATCGAGTCCATCAATGTCAACGAATATGGCTGGTTCTTCCCATCCGCGATGGACCCGAGCAAGCCTGTCAGCGCAGGCACCCTCTACTCATTCATGTGGCGTCAGCGAGACCGGGAAGTGATCCCCTACGTCACCAATCGGGATTTGCGCCGGACGTGGAAGACGCTTGCAGGCAAGGCCGGAATCTCCAAGGAAATCCGAGATCGCATCCAGAACCACACGCTACAGGACGTCAGCTCGAAGCACTACGATCGCTGGAACTACATGAACGAAAAGCGTGCCGGGATGGCAAAGTGGGACAAGTTCGTCCGGTTCATGCTCGCCAAGAAGCGCCTCAAGCTCGTGGCATAA
- a CDS encoding RadC family protein, whose product MADDGGDEDERGFFAEKPLSAPQPPTRNAKSPRAKATPEKPHYHGHRERLRARFREAGPTALADYELLELLLFRSIARADTKAVAKALLERFGSFAEVLGAPEHLLREVKGVGEIAALDIRAIAEAARRMTRGEVAKRPVLGSWTQVIDYCRAAMAFEPREQFRVLFLDKKNVLIADEVQQSGTVDHTPVYPREVVRRALEVSATAIILVHNHPTQPFSVTLGHA is encoded by the coding sequence ATGGCGGATGACGGCGGGGACGAGGACGAACGCGGCTTCTTCGCCGAAAAACCGCTTTCCGCGCCGCAGCCGCCCACCCGTAATGCAAAAAGCCCGCGAGCGAAGGCAACGCCGGAAAAGCCGCATTATCACGGCCATCGCGAGCGGCTGCGTGCCCGTTTCCGCGAGGCCGGGCCGACCGCGCTCGCCGATTACGAGCTGCTCGAGCTCCTGCTGTTCCGCTCCATCGCCCGCGCCGACACCAAGGCGGTCGCCAAGGCGCTTCTCGAGCGCTTCGGCTCCTTCGCCGAGGTGCTGGGCGCGCCGGAGCATCTGCTGCGCGAGGTCAAGGGCGTGGGCGAGATCGCCGCGCTCGACATCAGGGCGATCGCCGAGGCCGCCCGGCGGATGACGCGCGGCGAGGTCGCCAAGCGGCCGGTGCTGGGCTCATGGACGCAGGTCATCGACTATTGCCGCGCGGCGATGGCGTTCGAGCCGCGCGAGCAGTTCCGTGTCCTCTTCCTCGACAAGAAGAACGTGCTGATCGCCGACGAGGTGCAGCAGTCGGGCACAGTCGACCACACGCCGGTCTATCCGCGCGAGGTGGTGCGCCGGGCGCTCGAAGTGTCGGCGACCGCGATCATCCTCGTCCACAACCATCCCACTCAACCCTTTTCGGTCACGCTTGGTCACGCCTGA
- the map gene encoding type I methionyl aminopeptidase produces MVTYLDADAAPLRNTGQIRLYGPEGFEGMRKACQLTARCLDALYPLVKPGVATDAIDRFVFEFGMDHGALPATLNYRGYTKSSCTSINHVVCHGIPNDKPLREGDVVNIDVTFILDGWHGDSSRMYPVGEIKRAAERLLEVTHECLMRGIAAVRPGARTGAIGEAIQAHAEAERCSVVRDFCGHGVGRLFHDAPNILHYGRANEGPEMREGMIFTIEPMINLGRPHVKVLSDGWTAVTRDRSLSAQYEHTVGVTADGCEIFTLSPAGLFAPGLAA; encoded by the coding sequence ATGGTCACCTATCTCGACGCGGACGCCGCGCCGCTGCGCAACACCGGACAGATCAGGCTCTACGGCCCCGAGGGTTTCGAGGGCATGCGCAAGGCCTGCCAGCTGACGGCGCGCTGCCTCGATGCACTCTATCCGCTGGTCAAGCCCGGAGTCGCGACCGACGCCATCGACCGCTTCGTGTTCGAATTCGGCATGGACCACGGCGCCCTGCCCGCGACGCTGAACTACCGCGGCTACACCAAGTCGAGCTGCACCTCGATCAACCACGTCGTCTGTCACGGCATTCCGAACGACAAGCCGCTGCGCGAGGGCGACGTCGTCAATATCGACGTCACCTTCATCCTCGATGGCTGGCATGGCGATTCGAGCCGCATGTATCCGGTCGGCGAGATCAAGCGCGCCGCCGAGCGCCTGCTTGAAGTGACGCATGAATGCCTGATGCGCGGCATCGCCGCCGTCAGGCCCGGGGCGCGCACCGGCGCCATCGGCGAGGCGATCCAGGCCCATGCGGAGGCCGAGCGCTGCTCGGTGGTGCGCGATTTCTGCGGCCACGGCGTCGGCCGCCTCTTCCACGATGCACCGAACATCCTGCATTACGGCCGCGCCAACGAGGGGCCGGAAATGCGGGAAGGCATGATCTTCACCATCGAGCCGATGATCAATCTCGGCCGGCCGCATGTGAAGGTGCTGTCCGACGGCTGGACGGCGGTGACACGCGACCGCTCGCTCTCCGCCCAGTACGAACACACGGTGGGCGTCACGGCAGACGGCTGCGAGATCTTCACTCTGTCGCCGGCCGGCCTGTTCGCGCCGGGGCTTGCGGCCTGA
- a CDS encoding 2-keto-4-pentenoate hydratase, which translates to MEADLGATILAALDGKRPMAPITDSDAGFGLDAAYRISDAVMAARIARGERPAGWKLGFTNRTIWDEYGVHAPIWGPIYDRTVIHADGGAASARLDAATFIEPRIEPEIVLSIARPPHAGMDERELLGCVDAVGHGFEIVQSIYPGWRFRAADTVAAFAMHGALVCGPLTPINDPEPWLDSLARFEMSLLRNGETVDRGVAANVLGGPLKALRNFVAGLGERPMARGIEADDLITTGTVTRAFPVEDGETWTTRLDGLPLPGMTLTFARAS; encoded by the coding sequence ATGGAGGCCGACCTCGGCGCGACGATCCTCGCCGCCCTCGACGGCAAGCGCCCGATGGCGCCGATCACCGACAGCGATGCCGGGTTCGGCCTCGACGCCGCCTACCGCATCTCCGACGCGGTGATGGCCGCCCGCATCGCGCGCGGGGAGCGTCCGGCCGGCTGGAAGCTCGGCTTCACCAACCGCACGATCTGGGACGAATACGGCGTCCATGCCCCGATCTGGGGCCCGATCTACGACCGGACGGTGATCCATGCGGACGGCGGCGCGGCCTCGGCCCGGCTGGACGCCGCGACTTTCATCGAGCCGCGCATCGAGCCCGAGATCGTCCTAAGCATCGCCCGCCCGCCCCATGCCGGCATGGACGAGCGGGAGTTGCTGGGCTGCGTCGACGCCGTCGGCCACGGCTTCGAGATCGTGCAGTCGATCTATCCCGGCTGGCGCTTCCGCGCCGCGGACACGGTGGCGGCCTTCGCGATGCACGGCGCGCTGGTCTGCGGACCTCTGACGCCGATTAACGACCCCGAGCCATGGCTCGACTCCCTCGCACGCTTCGAGATGTCGCTGCTGCGTAACGGTGAGACGGTGGATCGCGGCGTCGCCGCCAACGTGCTCGGCGGGCCGCTCAAGGCGTTGCGAAATTTCGTCGCCGGGCTCGGCGAGCGGCCGATGGCGCGCGGCATCGAGGCGGACGACCTCATCACCACCGGAACCGTCACGCGCGCCTTCCCCGTCGAGGACGGCGAGACATGGACGACGCGGCTCGACGGCCTGCCGCTGCCGGGAATGACGCTCACTTTCGCGCGCGCCTCTTGA
- a CDS encoding aldehyde dehydrogenase family protein — MLRKTDFYIDGKWVAPVAPREFEVINPADEQPFAVISLGSKADVDKAVAAARRAFPAWAATSHEERIAAVERLLEAYKARMADMAEAISREMGAPIRLATESQASVGAYHIKNFIRALKNFRFEHPLDERNPQEMIVREPIGVCGLITPWNWPMNQVALKVVPAVAVGCTAVLKPSEIAPMSSIVFAEIMDAAGFPAGVFNLVNGDGPTVGEAMSAHPDIDMMSFTGSTRAGIAVSKAAADTVKRVALELGGKSPNLVFADADVEKAVIRGLDHMFENTGQSCNAPSRMLVERPVYERAVEIAAAHAKTAKVGDPAQDGDHIGPLVSEAQFNKVQGLIEIAIKEGARLVAGGPGRPEGFNRGYYVRPTVFADVSNDMTIAREEVFGPVLAMIPFETEEEAVRIANDTPYGLSSYIQSGDPERIRRVARQLRSGMVQINGKSRAPGSPFGGYKQSGLGREGGAFGIEDFLEVKAVSGWPVDGA; from the coding sequence ATGCTGCGCAAGACCGATTTCTACATCGACGGCAAGTGGGTCGCCCCCGTCGCCCCGCGCGAATTCGAGGTCATCAACCCCGCCGACGAACAGCCCTTCGCCGTGATCTCGCTCGGCTCGAAGGCCGATGTCGACAAGGCCGTCGCCGCCGCCCGCCGGGCCTTCCCGGCCTGGGCCGCGACCAGCCACGAGGAGCGCATCGCTGCCGTCGAGCGGCTGCTCGAGGCCTACAAGGCCCGCATGGCCGACATGGCCGAGGCGATCTCGCGGGAAATGGGCGCGCCGATCAGGCTGGCGACGGAATCGCAGGCATCCGTCGGCGCCTACCACATCAAGAACTTCATCCGCGCGCTGAAGAACTTCCGCTTCGAGCATCCGCTCGACGAGCGCAACCCGCAGGAGATGATCGTGCGCGAGCCGATCGGCGTCTGCGGCCTGATCACGCCGTGGAACTGGCCGATGAACCAGGTGGCGCTGAAGGTGGTGCCGGCGGTCGCGGTCGGCTGCACCGCGGTGCTGAAGCCGTCCGAGATCGCGCCGATGTCCTCCATCGTCTTTGCCGAGATCATGGACGCGGCCGGCTTCCCCGCCGGCGTCTTCAACCTGGTCAATGGCGACGGCCCGACCGTCGGCGAGGCGATGTCCGCCCATCCCGACATCGACATGATGTCGTTCACCGGCTCGACCCGCGCCGGCATCGCCGTCTCCAAGGCCGCGGCCGACACGGTCAAGCGCGTCGCGCTCGAGCTCGGCGGCAAGTCGCCCAACCTCGTCTTCGCCGACGCCGACGTCGAGAAGGCGGTGATCCGCGGCCTCGACCACATGTTCGAGAACACCGGCCAGTCCTGCAACGCGCCGAGCCGCATGCTGGTCGAGCGGCCGGTCTACGAGCGCGCGGTGGAGATCGCGGCCGCACACGCCAAGACGGCCAAGGTCGGCGATCCGGCGCAGGACGGCGACCATATCGGCCCCCTCGTCTCCGAGGCGCAGTTCAACAAGGTGCAAGGGTTGATCGAGATCGCCATCAAGGAAGGCGCACGCCTCGTCGCCGGCGGCCCCGGCCGTCCCGAGGGCTTCAACCGCGGCTACTACGTACGGCCGACCGTCTTCGCCGACGTGTCGAACGACATGACCATCGCCCGCGAGGAGGTGTTCGGCCCCGTGCTCGCCATGATCCCGTTCGAGACGGAGGAGGAGGCGGTTCGCATCGCCAACGACACGCCCTACGGCCTGTCGAGCTACATCCAGAGCGGCGATCCCGAGCGCATCCGCCGCGTCGCGCGCCAGCTCCGTTCCGGCATGGTGCAGATCAACGGCAAGTCGCGCGCGCCCGGCAGCCCGTTCGGCGGCTACAAGCAGTCCGGCCTCGGCCGCGAGGGCGGCGCCTTCGGCATCGAGGATTTCCTCGAGGTCAAGGCCGTCTCCGGCTGGCCCGTCGACGGGGCCTGA
- a CDS encoding translocation/assembly module TamB domain-containing protein has product MRALLALLLILFAAPALAQQETPEEERSMFLGFVEDQLSGPNRQIRIQGIEGVLSSNARIGLITVADNQGVWLRITDAEIVWSRSALIFSQRLQIDRLAAARIEVLRRPLPDESLPAPESSSFRLPELPVAVNLDALEVPFVSFGPDVFGLQSELSITGRIRLEDGSLDTALDITRLDGPGGRFALTAAYANESEQLDVDLQLSEPENGVIANLLGIEGRPPVDLAVQGSGPLSGLDVELALDAGGERVLSGTTALRRQAEGLAYDARFTGPIARLVPAQFRDFFGEETSLTASGLVRDAGGVALDALRLQSAALTLAANGETGTDGFLRRLNLDAQLDNGTDERVVLPVPGGDTTVQRAAFTLSFGETAGGEWSGLLTVEDLATAAFAAGEARLTLGGVATDLERTEARSITFAADGALTGIVATRADWNEALGNEIALDIDGAWRAGGPIRLDNAALTGNGLSASLAGDIADLVFTGDIAVEATTIAPFSGLAGRPLQGALDLKAAGTVEPLSGGFNLVIDSAAQDLAIGVEAADKLLAGRSTITGRIARGENGLTTENLRIGNDRVELTANGGIASGGADFSYRATLSDLALLTPQAAGRLEAEGSARGADGLITLTTLARVPSGSLAGKRLTDAQLAFEGTLENGALDGTLGGDAFLDGVRAQLSAGIGVRDGERRLSDLDFTAGGARATGALAQNADGLIDGALRIDAADISTVAALFLVEGAGAVEADVTLSHAQGTQVANLKGNARNLRIDANRIERAEIEAAIADLFGVPAIDGRLQAQGIVAGGITVSTLDATAQTSGDTTRFNADARLDNGAAARAAGSLAPEGQGFRLVLDEASFGQGPLVARLTAPASLKVEGDTVAIDTLTLDVGGGRLTARGTVAQNLDLSVTMARLPLSIANLVRPDLDLGGTLDGEARVTGPRANPSARFTLNGEAITAAALRQAGQSRLSLTASGEGSMERLNLNASASTPEGLRASANGIVPLAGGNLAVDFNGSAPLALANRFLAERGTQLSGVVEASGSVSGPLTQPAIRAMFSTSGAQVIDPEANVRLNEINVMGVIDGDTVTLRSANARLASGGALGATGTVSLNADAGMPADLRITLNQARYSDGDMVVATASGALTLSGPLLRDPLLAGEINVERAEITVPDSLGGSAAAIDVIHRNAPAGVRATLARARANDGTPTPSARPSVVRLDVNVTAPARIFIRGRGLDAEVGGSVRLTGPVTDIQPVGGFRLIRGRLSILGQRITFDEGTVTLIGDLDPYIDFVARSAGNDITVFITVRGRVSGLDIGFSSQPELPEDEVLARLIFNRSLSELSALQIAQLAAAAAELAGGSNTSLLGSLRSATGLDDLDVVTDSEGNAAVRAGRYIQDNIYLGVEAGAQGTTRGTINLDITEDLKARGSMGSDGDSSLGIFYERDY; this is encoded by the coding sequence ATGCGCGCGCTTCTCGCCCTTCTTCTCATCCTTTTCGCCGCGCCGGCCCTCGCCCAGCAGGAAACGCCGGAGGAGGAACGCTCGATGTTCCTCGGCTTCGTCGAGGACCAGCTTTCCGGGCCGAACCGGCAGATCCGCATCCAGGGCATCGAGGGCGTCCTGTCGTCCAACGCCCGGATCGGCCTCATAACCGTCGCCGACAATCAGGGCGTGTGGCTGCGCATCACCGATGCCGAGATCGTCTGGAGCCGCTCGGCGCTGATCTTCAGCCAGCGGCTCCAGATCGACCGGCTGGCGGCAGCGCGCATCGAGGTGCTGCGCCGCCCCCTGCCCGACGAGAGCCTGCCCGCGCCCGAGTCCTCCTCGTTCCGGCTGCCGGAGCTGCCCGTCGCCGTCAATCTCGACGCGCTCGAAGTGCCGTTCGTCTCCTTCGGGCCGGATGTCTTCGGCCTTCAATCCGAGCTTTCGATCACCGGGCGCATCCGCCTCGAGGACGGCTCGCTCGACACCGCCCTCGACATCACCCGGCTCGACGGGCCCGGCGGGCGCTTCGCGCTCACCGCCGCCTACGCCAACGAGAGCGAGCAGCTCGACGTCGATCTCCAGCTTTCCGAACCGGAAAACGGCGTCATCGCCAACCTTCTCGGCATCGAGGGCCGCCCGCCGGTCGACCTCGCCGTGCAGGGCAGCGGGCCGCTCTCCGGTCTCGACGTCGAGCTGGCGCTCGACGCCGGCGGCGAGCGCGTGCTGAGCGGCACCACGGCCCTGCGCCGGCAGGCGGAGGGCCTCGCTTACGACGCGCGCTTTACCGGCCCGATCGCCCGGCTGGTGCCGGCCCAGTTCCGCGATTTCTTCGGCGAGGAAACCTCGCTCACCGCCAGCGGCCTCGTGCGCGACGCCGGCGGCGTGGCGCTCGACGCGCTCAGGCTGCAAAGCGCGGCGCTGACGCTCGCGGCCAATGGCGAGACCGGGACCGACGGCTTCCTGCGCCGCCTCAACCTCGATGCCCAGCTCGACAACGGCACCGACGAACGCGTCGTGCTGCCCGTCCCGGGCGGCGACACCACGGTGCAGCGCGCGGCCTTCACCCTTTCCTTCGGCGAAACGGCCGGCGGTGAATGGTCGGGCCTCCTGACGGTCGAGGACCTCGCCACCGCCGCCTTCGCGGCCGGGGAAGCCAGGCTGACGCTCGGCGGGGTGGCCACCGACCTCGAACGCACTGAGGCCCGCAGCATCACCTTCGCCGCCGACGGCGCACTCACCGGCATCGTCGCCACCCGCGCCGACTGGAACGAGGCGCTCGGCAACGAGATCGCGCTCGACATCGACGGCGCATGGCGGGCCGGCGGGCCGATCCGGCTGGACAACGCCGCGCTCACCGGCAACGGGCTCTCCGCCTCGCTCGCCGGCGACATCGCCGATCTCGTCTTCACCGGCGACATCGCCGTGGAGGCGACGACCATCGCCCCCTTCTCCGGCCTCGCCGGACGCCCGCTGCAGGGCGCGCTCGACCTGAAGGCCGCCGGAACGGTCGAACCGCTCAGTGGCGGCTTCAACCTCGTCATCGACAGCGCGGCGCAGGATCTCGCCATCGGCGTCGAAGCCGCGGACAAGCTCCTCGCCGGTCGCTCGACTATCACCGGCCGCATCGCGCGCGGCGAGAACGGCCTGACCACGGAAAACCTCAGGATCGGCAACGACCGCGTCGAGCTGACCGCCAATGGCGGCATCGCTTCGGGCGGCGCGGATTTCTCCTATCGCGCCACCCTCTCCGACCTCGCGCTCCTCACCCCGCAGGCGGCCGGGCGGCTGGAAGCGGAAGGCTCGGCCCGGGGCGCGGACGGCCTGATCACGCTGACGACGCTCGCCCGCGTCCCGTCGGGCAGCCTCGCCGGCAAGCGGCTCACCGACGCTCAACTAGCCTTCGAGGGCACGCTGGAGAACGGCGCGCTCGACGGCACGCTGGGCGGCGACGCTTTCCTCGACGGCGTGCGCGCGCAGCTTTCCGCCGGCATCGGCGTCCGCGACGGCGAGCGCCGGCTGAGCGACCTCGACTTCACCGCAGGCGGCGCCCGCGCCACCGGCGCGCTGGCCCAGAACGCGGACGGCCTGATCGACGGCGCGCTGAGGATCGACGCCGCCGACATCTCGACCGTCGCCGCCCTCTTCCTCGTCGAGGGTGCGGGCGCGGTCGAGGCCGACGTCACCCTGTCGCATGCGCAGGGCACGCAGGTCGCCAACCTCAAGGGCAACGCCCGCAATCTGCGCATCGACGCCAACCGCATCGAGCGCGCCGAGATCGAGGCCGCCATCGCCGACCTGTTCGGCGTGCCGGCCATCGACGGCCGGCTCCAGGCGCAAGGGATCGTCGCCGGCGGCATCACCGTCTCGACGCTGGATGCCACCGCGCAGACCAGCGGCGACACCACGCGCTTCAACGCCGACGCCCGGCTCGACAACGGCGCGGCCGCCCGCGCCGCCGGCTCGCTCGCGCCCGAGGGCCAGGGCTTCCGGCTCGTCCTCGACGAGGCTTCCTTCGGCCAGGGGCCGCTCGTCGCCCGGCTCACCGCGCCCGCCTCGCTGAAGGTGGAGGGCGACACCGTCGCCATCGACACGCTGACGCTCGACGTCGGCGGCGGCCGGCTGACGGCGCGCGGCACCGTGGCGCAGAATCTCGACCTTTCCGTCACCATGGCGCGGCTGCCGCTGTCCATCGCCAATCTGGTGCGGCCCGATCTCGACCTCGGCGGCACACTCGACGGCGAGGCGCGCGTCACCGGGCCGCGCGCCAATCCGAGCGCGCGCTTCACGCTGAACGGCGAGGCGATCACCGCCGCCGCGCTGCGGCAGGCCGGCCAGAGCCGGCTCTCGCTCACCGCCTCGGGCGAAGGCAGCATGGAGCGGCTCAACCTCAACGCCAGCGCCTCGACGCCCGAGGGGCTGCGCGCTTCCGCCAACGGCATCGTGCCGCTGGCCGGCGGCAACCTCGCGGTCGATTTCAACGGCTCGGCCCCGCTCGCGCTCGCCAACCGCTTCCTCGCCGAGCGCGGTACCCAGCTTTCCGGCGTTGTCGAGGCCAGCGGCTCGGTGTCCGGCCCGCTGACGCAGCCGGCGATCCGCGCCATGTTCTCGACCAGCGGCGCGCAGGTGATCGACCCCGAGGCGAATGTGCGCCTCAACGAGATCAACGTCATGGGCGTGATCGACGGCGACACGGTGACGCTGCGCTCGGCCAATGCCCGCCTCGCCAGCGGCGGCGCGCTCGGCGCCACCGGCACCGTCTCGCTCAACGCCGATGCCGGCATGCCGGCCGACCTTCGCATCACGCTCAACCAGGCGCGCTACAGCGACGGCGACATGGTGGTCGCGACCGCGAGCGGCGCGCTGACCCTTTCCGGCCCGCTGCTGCGCGACCCGCTGCTGGCCGGCGAGATCAATGTCGAGCGCGCCGAGATCACGGTGCCGGACAGCCTCGGCGGCAGTGCGGCCGCCATCGACGTCATCCACCGCAACGCCCCGGCCGGCGTGCGCGCCACCCTCGCCCGCGCCCGCGCCAATGACGGCACGCCGACCCCCTCGGCGCGGCCGAGCGTCGTGCGCCTCGACGTCAACGTCACCGCCCCGGCGCGCATCTTCATCCGCGGGCGCGGCCTCGACGCCGAGGTCGGCGGCAGCGTGCGCCTGACCGGCCCGGTGACCGACATCCAGCCGGTCGGCGGCTTCCGCCTGATCCGCGGCCGCCTGTCGATTCTCGGCCAGCGCATCACCTTCGACGAGGGGACGGTGACGCTGATCGGCGATCTCGACCCCTATATCGACTTCGTCGCCCGCTCGGCCGGCAACGACATCACCGTCTTCATCACCGTGCGCGGCCGGGTCTCGGGCCTCGACATCGGCTTCTCCTCGCAGCCGGAGCTGCCCGAGGACGAGGTGCTGGCGCGACTGATCTTCAACCGCAGCCTGAGCGAGCTTTCGGCGCTGCAGATCGCCCAGCTCGCGGCGGCGGCGGCCGAGCTTGCCGGCGGCTCCAACACCTCGCTTCTCGGCAGCCTGCGCAGCGCCACCGGCCTCGACGACCTCGATGTTGTGACCGACAGCGAGGGCAACGCCGCCGTGCGCGCCGGGCGCTACATCCAGGACAACATCTATCTCGGCGTCGAGGCGGGTGCGCAAGGGACGACGCGCGGCACCATCAACCTCGACATCACCGAGGATCTGAAGGCGCGCGGCTCGATGGGCTCGGACGGCGATTCCTCGCTCGGCATCTTCTACGAACGCGACTACTGA